The following DNA comes from Hordeum vulgare subsp. vulgare chromosome 3H, MorexV3_pseudomolecules_assembly, whole genome shotgun sequence.
acggggagggggaggcggaggcggactGGGAGGGGGAGTTGGAGGCGgacggggagggggaggcggaggcggaggcgacgGCGATGGTGCAGGACATGGCGTGTGGCTGCCGTTAATTCTGCCTAAATTTCTGTAGTTGATTGGCTCGTTTTTTTTTCCGGGGAGGTGCAACAGTTGTTCGctgtaggaggaggtggagcacggtcagCCTTTGTTAATTTGGTAACTGCACACCGTCGTGGTGCATGGATGGTGGAAGGCCGTTAGATTGTAATTTGTTGACTAATTGTGTGATGGTGATTGGTGTTTGTTTTTTAAGGGGTAATAGCTGTGTGTATTTAGAGAAGTTTTTGTTTGatcttttattagtagtatagatcAAATAAGTGCCCAGGTTGGCTCTTCCCAATAGCGCTCCTGTTTATGCTTTATCCCATCTTCACTCGAGTAATTAATGGTAATGTCTATCTATCTGTCGTCCACAATGTACACTTCGATGTCACTACTCTGTCtctgaacttttttaaaataagtTCTCTGAACATTCCAGTATGGTGAATAGTTACAATCCACATAAATACATATTCATGACAAGatgattgaagtagacagcgaaggAAATGGTGTTAGCAAACACATGGGAGAAGGAGGCATAGGTAAAGAAACAAATGCACACAACGATAGGGAAATACACTTTGGTTCCTGGTTGTATATGCATCTTATATGAAGAtttttttaataattaattaaaaagtCAAAATAGTTCTGAAGTATTTTTAGATTAAACTTGACTTTGTTTTAGTATATAAATTTTCACGAGAAAAAAGCCAACATTGACTTCTgggcaaaaaagacaaaatttaTTTGTTATTATAGGTCGCTATTCATACTATTTTGACTGAAAATTGAATTTTTTGAAAAGAAGTCAAAGTGTAAtttttttctgtgatttttttctttcaaatacaaTGGAAGGTCaagtttttttgaaaaacattttCATGAATTGCTATTTTTTTACATATAGGATGTATATACACCCAGGTTTCAAAAGTTCTTGTCCCGCAACGATCTCTCTTTTATGACTCAGTCAAAATATCTCAGCTTTCCAGCAGCACCTTGAGATTATCATCATTCAGCGCACGGTATCATGTCTTCACTATAAATTCAAAACAAGTAAATGCTATGATGATACACTCTGCTACGTTGTGTTACGTTGTGCTACAATAGTCTAATGTCCCTCAAAGTGTCAGTCACCAGGACCCGATAATGTAAAGGAGACTGACAACATCAACGAAAGCCATCAACGAGATTTTCAATTCTTAGGAAGAGGTCAAGAACTACAGTGGTTTAAGTTGTATTTTTTATATGCCTGTGTTTGTTAGATACTCCCccgtttcataatataagagcgtttttatcATTAGTGTAGTTTTAAAACTGTCTATATTATGGGACGAAGCGAATAGTTTTTTGAAGAATGGAAGATCAGTTAAATTAGCATTAATCTACGCTAGGAGGCTCCGGTTTTGCAGGAAACATCACGTTTTGTATACTCCAAATGCTTAATTAATAGTGAGTACCACAAATGCTGTTAAGGAAGTAAAACTATTCCTAAAAAAGCAAGGTTGAGCTAAGGAAGCtgttttcacacacacacacacacacagaaaaTGGTTGAGATTTCCGTACGTGACATAGCATGTACATCCACGTTCCACACCAAAGCAGTTGGCGTCTCAAATTACAAAAATATCCATAGGTGACACTATATACACCACGGCCGGGGCAACCATGCATCTTTAATTCCTGTTTTCACGTAGCGGCTGCCAGCATTGGCCAGGAACGGGAAGAGCATGTAGGCTAGCCAGCGCCAGTGGGGGTAGAAGAACTAGTACGTGCGCGGCGCGAGCTGTGGCCCAGTTATTAATTAAGCActgtaattaattaattaattacggGCTAGCTGTTATGGCAGCGCTGCTGCGGTCGTCATGCGCGGCGATGGAGGCCATGGCGAACTCGAACTGGTGGAGGGAGATGTTGGTGGAGAGGGAGAGCAGCTCCCTGGCCCCGTCCATCCCCCTGAGGCTGGCGACGCTGCTGGAGCCGTCCAGCCCGATGTGGGCCACGTGCTCCACGTCCGTAGGGAACCCGATCtggatgtcgtcgtcgtcctcctcctcctcgtcgccgtccTCGTACATCTCGAAGATGTGGGTCAGGCTCCTGAAGCTCTTGATGAGCTTCCTGATCCCGGCCAGCAGGAAGACGTcgcgcctcgccgccgcctgctccgCGGACGCGGTGCCCTTGCCGACGACGCCCGCCGCCTCCTCGTGATCTCCCGTCGcaactgcatgcatgcatgcgtgccCGCACGAGACAGAATTATGTCGATCCGCTGGGCGCGCAAGAGAGCTAGCTAGAAGGCTACGCATGTGTTGTGTTGTGTTTACCTGGAACTGGAGCGTCGACATGGCTCGTCGGAGCAGCATCGTCCGTGCTGATCGATGCCATCGTCCTTGGGTGCTCTCAGGAGGCGCGGCGGGAAAGAGTACGTGCGGTGAGTGGCTCGGTATGGTCGCTGTTCTTTTTATATACTCCACTCACCGAGGTTGGAAAGAGAAGTGTGGAGTGCAAGGGAAGGCAGTCAAAGAATGGAGGTGGTTATGGTGGTTTTTGTGGATGTAAAGGTGGGGTAGTTGCACGTATGAGTTCAAGTTGGTTGTAGTGCCTCGAGGCCGGCTAGAGTGGCTGGTAGGGTAGGCCTTGTTAGGTGCTGCAAACCTCACGCCAAAGTTAACTGCACTTTAGTCCTTAGTTTCAGTTAGCTTCAGTTTATTCAGTTCTCAGTCTGAATAATTTAGTGCAGGGCCTGGTGCGAGTCAGCGACATGAGGCCCTGGGATGGCACGATGCTTAGTACATATCTGCTGAACTGTTGGAATTGTCACTCTGCCCATGTATCCAATAGAGTAGATAGGGGCGTGCTTGATAGCCCGCATACACCTTAACCACGCTGATTTGGGCCAAAATAATACGTTTGGTCGTATACGGGATGGCGTGGCTCACATTGACATGGACCTTAAAGCAGTCTGGCTCGCTGGAAACCCTTAAATCGGTACTTTCCAACGAGTCAGGTTGAGTGTGGCGTAAAAGGATGCAACTCTCACATGAGGGAGCAGGATGAAATCGACTTGGGATGGAGAGAGATGAAAATCGGGCATGATGGGACGTCGTCAAATCTAACCTCACCCTCCTATTTACTTGTTCACGACTAGCTCTAGGACAAGCACTTCCTCCGTTCTTAGCATCGACGGTGGCCACGACTCAGATCTACCCAAGCGATGACAGACGCGACAGGAACACTCTTCGACACCAGGAGCTGTTGCTCCCATTTATCTTGGCCACCGTCTGGTCGTCCTCGACTTAGCCATGCccccttcatcatcgtcgtctccgAAGCCGGTAAGCAAAACCCCATCCTCCCTATATGTTAGGTTGATTTTTAGGCCGTTAGGCAAGGTGTAAGATTGATCAACGGATTATCCTAGGACTCCACATAAGTTGTTTAATTTCATACACTCCAGGTTTAGAGTTACTGTtgagagggcatttggagttgtgaagaACATGTTTAAGATCCTAGATTAGGAGCCATTCTACACTTTCCCATTCAGGTCAagcttgttcttgcttgttgcattTTGCATAACTGGATCCTGCAATGGGTTGTGATGAACTGGTGCCTAAGAAGGAAGATGTGACGGTGAAGATGTTGTCAACTTTGACCATGTTATGGAGGCATTTGACAACAAAGCCTGAAAAAATAGAAGAGATGAAACGTGCACATGCAATGTGGGATAACAGAGGTCAGACAAGGatctgatgaagaagaagaagagcaagaacaacaacataagtGAAGAAGCattagaagagaagaagaagaagcactagatgaggagaagaagcaaaagaagccgaagacgaagaaacagaaaCATCAgcaggagaggaagaggaagaggatggactTCCACCTCATTAACATCGATGATGAACTTTCCTATATTTAACCATATGGCTCTTAATAATGTGTACTGTCATTTGATAGTAGTTAGGATGAACTATAATTTGTTTTCTAGCTAGCACTGAAATATAGTAAGATCGTGTGTGGTAAGGTCACCACTGGTGAGAAGTGGTCACCACATTTTATGCAGGTTACAACCAAATAACGTGTCATatcactacaccacgacactcaTATCAACATCAAATAATCTGTCGGCATAAGTCACCTAAGGCAACACATTTAGTGTCGGCAAAGACCTCTCCCGACAGAAAGGAGTTGTCGCCTATAgtgatgggtaacgtagcataaattcaaaattttcctacgcatattcagatcttcctatggagagaccagcaatgagagaggggtaagagcatcttcatacctttgaagatcgctaagaggaagcgttgctagaacgcggttgatggagtcgtactcgcggcgattccgatcgcggtgtgattccgctctagtaccgaactacggcacctccgcgttcaacacacgtgcaacccggtgacgtctcccgcaccttgatacaacagggaggagggagaggttggggaagaactccagcagcacgatgacgtggtgtcgatggagagacgaggtctcccggcagggcttcgccaagcaccggcagagagtaggaggaagaagggcagggctgcgccgagggagagggagaagtctgtctcccaagggccaaaacccctctctatttataggaggagggggagggggtgcgccacccctagggttcccccctaggtggtgcggcagccaccagatgggggggggggggcggcggccagggcagggaaaggggggggggcgccctaggtgggcctcgggcctcccctgcgcctagggttccccccttcccctttcTCTGGtgtgcatgggctgggtggggggggcaccagcccacctaggggctggttcccttccccacttagcccatctagcctcccggggtcgttgcccccctttggtggacccccggggccacctccggtggtcccggtatgttaccggtgacgcccgaaacacttccggtgtccaaaaccatccgtcctatatatcaatctttacctccggaccattccagagctcctcgcgaCATccggggatctcatccgggactccgaacaactttcggtaacctcgtataacaattccctataagcctagcgtcatcgaaccttaagtgtgtagaccctacgggttcgggagacaggcagacatgaccgagacacctctccggccaataaccatcagcggggtctggatacccatggtggctcccacttgctccacgattatctcatcggatgaaccacgatgtcaaggattcaatcaatcccgtatacgtttccctttgtctgtcggtatagaacttgcccgagattcgatcgtcggtatacctataccttgttcaatctcgttaccggtaagtctctttactcgttccgtagcacgtcatcgtgtgactaactccttagtcacattgagctcatgatgatgttctaccgagtgggcctagagatatctctccgtcacacggagtgacaaatcccgatctcgattcgtaccaacccaacaaacactttcagagatacccgtagtgcacctttatagtcacccagttacgttgtgacgtttgatacacccaaatcactcctacggtatccgggagttgcacaatctcacggtcgaaggaaaagacacttgacattagaaaagctttagcatacgaacaatacgatctagtgctatgcttaggatcgggtcttgtccatcacatcattctcccaatgatgtgatcccgttatcaatgacatctaatgcccatgatcaggaaaccatgatcatctattgactaacgagctagccaactagaggcttgctagggacacattgtgatctatttattcagacatgtattactgtttcctgttaatacaattatagcatgaacaatagactattatcatgaatgaggaaatatgataataaccattttattattgcctctagggcatatttccaacagtctcccacttgcactagagtcaataatctagttacattgtgatgtatcgaacacccataacattatggtgttgatcatgttttgcccatggaagaggtttagtcaacgggtctgcaatattcagatccgtgtgtacgttacaaatatctattactccactctggacatggtcctggatggagttgtagcggtgtttgatgtgcttcgtcttccggtgaaacctgggctccttggctatggcaatggccccagtgttatcacagaagagtgtcattggacccgacgcgcttggaaccactccaaggtcggtgatgagctccttcatccaaattccttcatgagccgcttctgaagcagctatgtactccgcttcacatgtagatgctgccacgacttcttgcttgctgctgcacca
Coding sequences within:
- the LOC123440689 gene encoding uncharacterized protein LOC123440689 is translated as MASISTDDAAPTSHVDAPVPVATGDHEEAAGVVGKGTASAEQAAARRDVFLLAGIRKLIKSFRSLTHIFEMYEDGDEEEEDDDDIQIGFPTDVEHVAHIGLDGSSSVASLRGMDGARELLSLSTNISLHQFEFAMASIAAHDDRSSAAITASP